The following proteins come from a genomic window of Triticum aestivum cultivar Chinese Spring chromosome 6A, IWGSC CS RefSeq v2.1, whole genome shotgun sequence:
- the LOC123131941 gene encoding uncharacterized protein yields the protein MTTTSFLPRSAAAPPLDDDDLLSEILLRLPPQPSSLPRASLVCRRWRSLLSDPAFRRRFRIHHRRSPPLLGFIDANQGITFQPALDAPDRLPRGHFSLDLHDRYMTLGWRHGLALFFLPISLQVVVWDPVAGVQHRLAVPRGFGFHPLENPINGTVLRAAGEIDHFQVVLVSSDGKQPRRALGRVYSSETGVWGDTISCPVPLVSMVHLGEPAVLAGDCIYWLVSASNILEFDLGRKSLAVTLLPAQVLTSRTRHVVVMRTEGGGMGLIVVSGFIAQFWKRETDCHGDVSWSSGRTIELDKLLPPNSEKEPPNMIGYAEENNVAFFWTVVGVFMVHLESLQLKKLPVTGIAYRYYPFEIVYTPGIGGGHEGAEVVRHLWWTRCRQYIRRLFS from the exons ATGACGACGACCAGCTTCCTCCCCCGTTCCGCGGCGGCGCCGCCGCTGGACGACGACGACCTGCTCTCCGAGATCCTGCTCCGCCTCCCCCCGCAGCCCTCCTCCCTCCCACGCGCCTCCCTCGTCTGCAGGCGCTGGCGCAGCCTCCTCTCCGACCCCGCcttccgccgccgcttccgcatccACCACCGCCGCAGCCCTCCGCTCCTCGGCTTCATCGACGCGAACCAGGGCATCACCTTCCAGCCAGCCCTGGACGCCCCCGACCGCCTCCCCCGCGGCCACTTCTCCCTCGACCTCCACGACCGCTACATGACCCTCGGATGGCGCCACGGCCTCGCGCTCTTCTTCCTCCCGATCTCGCTCCAGGTCGTCGTGTGGGACCCCGTCGCCGGCGTCCAGCACCGCCTGGCCGTCCCCCGGGGGTTCGGGTTCCACCCGTTGGAGAACCCCATCAACGGGACGGTGCTCCGCGCCGCCGGAGAAATcgaccacttccaggtggtctTGGTAAGCAGCGACGGGAAGCAGCCTAGAAGAGCGCTCGGCCGCGTTTACTCGTCGGAGACCGGCGTATGGGGCGATACCATCTCGTGCCCGGTTCCATTGGTGTCTATGGTTCATTTAGGCGAGCCCGCTGTACTGGCGGGGGATTGCATTTATTGGTTGGTTTCAGCATCCAATATCCTCGAGTTTGATTTGGGTAGGAAGAGCCTAGCTGTGACATTGTTGCCAGCGCAGGTGCTTACCAGCCGCACTCGCCATGTCGTGGTTATGCGGACAGAGGGTGGTGGGATGGGTCTCATCGTCGTGTCAGGCTTCATCGCCCAATTTTGGAAGAGGGAGACAGACTGTCATGGCGATGTTTCTTGGAGCAGTGGAAGAACTATTGAACTGGACAAGTTACTTCCCCCAAATTCAGAGAAAGAGCCACCGAATATGATAGGTTATGCAGAGGAAAATAATGTGGCGTTCTTCTGGACAGTTGTTGGTGTCTTCATGGTCCACCTTGAGTCATTGCAGCTCAAGAAACTTCCTGTGACCGGCATCGCTTATCGTTACTATCCATTCGAAATTGTCTACACTCCAG GCATTGGTGGTGGACACGAGGGAGCGGAAGTTGTGAGGCATTTGTGGTGGACACGGTGTAGACAATACATACGGCGATTATTCAGTTAG